The genomic DNA GTGCTCCATGGTTATATTAATCTTCCTCTCAACATCTAAGTCTACATTCGCTGGCAGCTCATCCATATCAAGAAATCCAGTTTCCCCATCAACTCCAATCCAGTAATCAACAACCAGATCAGTCCAGCTGATTCCACTATCAGAGATCATGACAGCATCGACAATGTTGAAGTAATAGCCAATAGTGGTTTGATCTGGCGACAGCCAATGGTAAACATTGTATTGGCGATCAGACCAATAGTACCCGAGGGAAATGTCACCTTTGTTTGTGCTGATCGTTGGCGTTTCGTGCGACCAGCCACGGCGCGACACCCATAACGCCACAGCTTCGTTTGGATGACATATCGAGCACAATCGGGTCGGATACACATGATCTCTCCCATCTAGCGTTCGCTTTATTTCTAATATCACGTCGAGATTTCTCGTCACGACACTAGACTCAGAACAATAGCCACTAGCCTCAGATCCTCATTGTAAGCGCCAGGGAATTCGCAGACCGGAATGAGACTGTAAAATACCTTCCCAAAGGAAGTAGTGCAAGTGATCCGACCGGTCGAATCTGGCCTATTCTTACTTGTCGAACGTTTTCTGCGACGATCCTCCTACCGCTGGGCCACTGCTTGATCAGGTGCCGGAATAGCCTATGGCGGCCACGCCCGCCATCACGTCCCTGTTTCCTAGGGCCACAATGACTACAGCCTGGAGGTTCGCGTCCGGTTAAGGGGATCAATGCGACTCATTCTATGTGCAAGCCGTAGCGTGACAGCAGATCGGTGAGTGCCCGCCGGTTATCGACTCCGCGATGGAGCTGAAAGGTGGATGCCCAAATGCCCAACTTACGGGCACTCGAGACATTGACCTCATGGTCGTCAAGAAACAGCACCCGGCCCGGCGGCACGCCGATGGAATTGAGGACGTGCTCAAAGTACTCCTGGCTTGGCTTGGCATGTCCCAGGTCGCAAGAATAAAACTCCTGATCGAAGTGCGCCTTGTACCCGAGTTCCTCCGACATATAAGTCGCCCTGTGGCGCTGCTGATTGCTTGTTAAGTGGCAGGTGATTCCAATCCCCTGAATGCGCCTCACGATGTCCAGTATCTCCACATGAACGTGGATGGTGTTTAGCAGACGCAGAATCTCGCAGGGAGCTGCAGTGCTACCGTGGCGCCGGAGGAGTGCCTGCATGTCCCGGACAAGGTCGCCCTCGCCCGAGAGAGCGGGCCGCTCGACCTCGAAGATCTCCTGGATGAACTCTTCTACACCTTCCTCCCCGGGCGGAAGCAGGGCCGCTAGGGCTGCATGTCGGCCGGCCGGTATCGACTGGAGCACGCCGTCGGCGTCGAACAGCACAGCCTCGATGGCCCGCAATGAGGTCGATGTACGTTGGCGACCCTTCAACATCGGCTTACTTGAACCTGTAGACGGTCCTCAGTCTGAGGGTTGGACGGCACCGCCTGCGATCGCTGTCTGCAATTGGCATCTACGATGCTAAGGCAAACATTAACACGAAGACTCTAGGTCTTGGCAAGTCTGGTGGACGCGTTCGGCGCACTCATTGCTTTGGGCCGAGCCTGGGCCCGGGTGCGGGGCGGCCGCCAGCGCCCACCGCAGCGCCGGTCCGGCGAAGCAGGCGTTGCCGGCAGGCTTCGAAACGTTGGGCGTGCCGCGCGAGTCGACGGCCGATCTGCACGCGCGAGTTTGCTATCAGGTGGGGAGGATCTGGCGGAAGGTGCATCCCGGCGCCGTGGCGGCGCTCGACGTGGACAGGCGACGGCGAGACTGCGACTCAATGGGCAAGAACTGCGAGGCTTTGCGCACTACCACCTGTCCGGCAACTAGCGGCACGAATACAAACGGCTTCCGGAGGTGCGGATCGTGACGGCTCATCGGCCGCAGGTACGGTGGACATTGGCGGAGGTGGAGGCGGCGGAACGCGGCTTCAGCCAAGCCAGGTTTGGCGCGCCGGCCGACGAGTTGGGCAGGGTATGAGCTGAGTGCCCGACGCCTCGGGGTTTTGCCGCGTTGCGTCCGCGTAAGCGCTGAATTCCCCAGATGTCCATCTGCATACAGCTGCGGCTGGAGTAGTACGTTCTGGTAGAACGCTTTCGAATTCTCGGCGGACGCTGGGCTTGGTAATGGTCAGGCTGCCGTGCGCGCGCCGGGGCGGCCACCTGAGTTGCCTATGATCCGACGATTTGCACGACGTGAGTTTTTGAAGGTCGCCGGTATTGGGGCCGTCGGAAGCCTGGCATCGGCAGTAGCCGCATGTGGGGATCCGCCACTGGACCCCGCGATTGACAGCCGCCGTTGGGACTTCGCATTCGTCGATGTGAACGTCGTACCGATGGACATCGAGGTTGTGCTGGCCAACCGCACGGTCGGCGTGGCAGACGGGCGGGTCGCGTGGATCGGCCCTGCATCCGACGTGGACGTGCCGCCGCACATTCCGCGCGTGGACGGTCAGGGACGGTACCTGATGCCGGGACTGGCTGATATGCACATACATGCGCCGGTTCCAGACCAGCCAATTCGTGAGTCTCAACCATCTGAACAGCGCGCTATCGCGGAGAAGCTGGCTGAGATTCAGGCGGGGTTCATGGTCATGCTCGTCGCGAACGGTGTCACCACGGTCAGGAACATGTGGGGTCGACAGGCCGATCTCGCCCTCATTGACCGCATGAATCGTGAAGACGTGCTTGCGCCAACGATGCACACGACAGGGCCACTCCTCGACGACGCGCCGCTTACGTGGCCATCCGCAACGGCCGTCACCGCTCCTGCGGCAGCGGAGCGCGAAGTCGTGCGTCAGAAGGAGCAAGGCTACGAGTTCGTGAAGGTCTATAACAATCTGAGGCCAAACGTCTACGCTGCGATCACGGCTGCCGCCCGCCAGGTTCAGATGCCCGTTGTTGGTCATGTGCCGTGGCGAGTCGGCGTAAACGCCGTTCTCGCCGCGAGGCAGTCGAGCATCGAGCACTTGTGGGGATACCTATTCGCCGCGCGGCGGGACAAATCTCTCCAACTCGGTGCGGCGAATCCACAGATCTGGGTCGATCGGGTGGATCCGGCACTGCTGGACGGACTCATTCGGGCCACCGCAGCGGCCGACACCTGGAACTGCCCTACGCTAGTCCTGTGGCACCGCCAGCAAAATCCGAATCGGGAACCGGAATCCGAGCTTGCTCCCCTACTCCGCTTCGTCCCCGCGCGGATGCTTGAGGGCTGGAAATCGGCAAATGCAAGATCGGCGAGTGTCCGTGTGAACCACGAGCGCGCGACCAGCATTCGACGGGTTCTGACGAAAGCGCTGCATGATGCCGGCGCGGGATTGTTGCTGGGCACCGACGCCCCAAACCCATTCGTTGTCTACGGGTTCTCCATCCATGACGAACTCGATCACCTTGTTGAAGCGGGGCTCAGCCCCTTCGAGGCGCTTCGAGCCGGTACGAGCGCCGCGGCGAAGTATCTGGGAACGCATCTAGGCTATGGGAGCAATTTCGGAACGATAGCTGTTGGTGAGCGAGCGGATCTCATCCTGACGCAAGAAAATCCGATCCAAAACCTCCGGACACTTCGGAACAACGATGGGGTCATGCTCCGAGGTCGGTGGCTGTCGCGGTCCGAGCTATCCGGCAAGCTGAAGGACCTCACGCAAGCGATCGCCTTCACCGATCAACTGATTCGCGATGTCCAGTAAGTCTCCCCGCGCATGGCGCTAGCAGACCGACAACCCAACTTGCTGTGCTGTCTCCACGCCTGCAGACCAGCTGTTAGTTGCGGGCCTTAGCAAGCGGGGCCACCAAACGAACCAGATTCCGCCGGAAGCCCCGATGGATAGTGCCGCTGCGTGGGGCAGTCGCGGCCGGCTAAGCGGGTCACCCGCTCGCGGCGGAGCACACAATCGTGGGGCGGGGGATCCCGGGGAGCCATGCCAGGATATGCGCCCCCAGCCAAACCGGCGGCGCGCCCGCAAAGTGCGCGGTGCTCCCACCCCGGGCATGGCGTGCAGGCGGTACCGAGTGACCACGGCGTGCGTGTGCCGCGTGGCAGCGTCTGGACGTTGGTGCACCGGGGCTGCACATCAGCCGCGAAGCGGGCCAG from Chloroflexota bacterium includes the following:
- a CDS encoding DUF402 domain-containing protein, encoding MSRRGWSHETPTISTNKGDISLGYYWSDRQYNVYHWLSPDQTTIGYYFNIVDAVMISDSGISWTDLVVDYWIGVDGETGFLDMDELPANVDLDVERKINITMEHLSLYGVSIAREVAQRSKEILDNLVIGPTIEAVRWKS
- a CDS encoding amidohydrolase family protein, encoding MIRRFARREFLKVAGIGAVGSLASAVAACGDPPLDPAIDSRRWDFAFVDVNVVPMDIEVVLANRTVGVADGRVAWIGPASDVDVPPHIPRVDGQGRYLMPGLADMHIHAPVPDQPIRESQPSEQRAIAEKLAEIQAGFMVMLVANGVTTVRNMWGRQADLALIDRMNREDVLAPTMHTTGPLLDDAPLTWPSATAVTAPAAAEREVVRQKEQGYEFVKVYNNLRPNVYAAITAAARQVQMPVVGHVPWRVGVNAVLAARQSSIEHLWGYLFAARRDKSLQLGAANPQIWVDRVDPALLDGLIRATAAADTWNCPTLVLWHRQQNPNREPESELAPLLRFVPARMLEGWKSANARSASVRVNHERATSIRRVLTKALHDAGAGLLLGTDAPNPFVVYGFSIHDELDHLVEAGLSPFEALRAGTSAAAKYLGTHLGYGSNFGTIAVGERADLILTQENPIQNLRTLRNNDGVMLRGRWLSRSELSGKLKDLTQAIAFTDQLIRDVQ
- a CDS encoding HAD-IA family hydrolase, which encodes MLKGRQRTSTSLRAIEAVLFDADGVLQSIPAGRHAALAALLPPGEEGVEEFIQEIFEVERPALSGEGDLVRDMQALLRRHGSTAAPCEILRLLNTIHVHVEILDIVRRIQGIGITCHLTSNQQRHRATYMSEELGYKAHFDQEFYSCDLGHAKPSQEYFEHVLNSIGVPPGRVLFLDDHEVNVSSARKLGIWASTFQLHRGVDNRRALTDLLSRYGLHIE